One Zingiber officinale cultivar Zhangliang chromosome 10B, Zo_v1.1, whole genome shotgun sequence genomic window, CCTTCTGATTTTAATATCTTCATGACTTGAAACCGAGGAATCATCCTCTTCTTCAAACTGAATACTAAAAGCCTAGGCCGTTCAGCAATGGCGGATGGGGTGAACCCAATGTCCTTGATCAAAAATTCCATCTTTATCCGTAAGATATCTGTGGAAATATTTAAGAAGCATGGTTGTTTTTCGATCGCAGTACAGAACTCCGAGATCGACCACCCAAAGCTGCTCATAATCTTGGAGTGGGCGTCAAGTTTTTCTCTGTTGGTCTTAAACAGAATGTCAAGGATCCAGAGGAACATTGGAGATCTCCTAGTAAATCCCATTCCCTCCGCTCTATCTACCAAAGCCCGTAATGAATCTGGTTTTTGTACAATGAAGGTTGGATATTTTTTGAAGACAAGTGATGCCCTTTCGAGAGGAATATCACACTCATCCCGTAAAAAGTTCAGGTTAGAACGTACCACATTCTCAACGTTGTTGCACATAAGCCAAAACCGCTTCCTAAGATTCTTGAGGAGCAGCTCCCTTGATCCAAAGAGATTTTCCCATACACTCAACCTGGGGAGAAGTGTATTCTGGAGGTTGAGGCACACGATGCGGGGGTTCGTCATGATGACATCGACGAGGTCGGATTCTGACAACCCTAAGTCGCGTAAAAATTGAAACTTCGGGGTGAGGTTTGATTCCACATTCCAGCAGAGGAGTGATGGTCGACGTGATATCGTCTTCCTGAGATTAGCGCCATCAATGCCCTGAGATCTGAAAAAAGCAAGAACAGCGTCGGGATTCTCGGTCGATCGGAGATGCGCAAGTGGCTTGGAGGCCTTCGACGCCTCCTCCATGGAGAATCCGCACGAGTTCACGAGGTACTCGACCATGAAGTGAGGATCGCGAGAAGAGGTGCCGCCGCCTGACAGGGGGGAGGAAGTGGAGGTAGCGAAGAAAATGCGCTGGAGTTGGGGCAAGGGAAGAAGAGCATGGCGGCGGATGGTCGAGTGGAGCATCGTCGTCAAAGGCAATAGAAGTCAGGTAGCTAGGTTACGACAGAACATACAGTATGATAACCCTAGATCAAACCCCgatgctccacaacttcttattagtattttttttttttttttttgttaatttcaatttttcacgGTGAAATAAGAATGGGCTAAAAAATGAAAAACGTAAAAAATTATGgttcttctcaaaaatatttcttttccacctccaaaatttcatcataatttaatttttcaatagaTCGCCATGGTATAAATTTTGGAATTTATAAGCCACTGGGATTCAAAACCATGCCCTCTTTTGACAAAACTTCAGATGTCTTGTTATGAAGACCGGACAAAAAGATTGCATTTAGTCTAAAATAACTCTATGGATTACAAAGGTCAAGAACTTGACAGTTTACAAGCTCTGCTATCATAAAATCCTTAGCAGCAATCAACTTCCAAAGTTCAAGTTCATCCTTTGTTCAGGAATAGAGAGGTTTCATTCATAGAGTCACCAAATTTGAGCTTGTATATCTATTAGTCAGACTCCAATACCAGAATATTAGAATTGGTACTTTTTTAATAACATGGAGTGTCCTGCCAAAGCCAGCAAGTAATGACCCTTTATTCACTATAAAATTTGCTGTCTAACAAACATGTCTTACAAAAAACTCCAACACTAGGAAGTAACTTCCTGATATAGGTTAAGCCATGAGTCATTTGCAAACACAATTGACTTCAAAGGCTTAAAAAAAAACACTAACATATAGAGGCAACCAAGACACTAGCATGTAGCAATTGAACAAGCACAAAAAAAAACATTTGATCAAAGCTACTCCTCTGTCCAACTCAGCTCCTTATGAAACAAACAAGTTTTATGGGAGAACCCATTGAGCTTTGCATTCCTTGATGCCTAATTGACAGAATAGCAACCATTGCCACTTATTCAAACAAGAGTCAAATGCAAGCCCAGGAAACTTGCTTGATACAACTTTTGGTATCATTTGTAATCATTCTTCAATTACACCAATTCTCTCCTCTGACATAGCTAGTCACTCATAATTACTATCTTCCAACTCTAGTAAACCATCTTAGCATCAAGTAATAAATTGTAGCCAATGTTGCATGGATTTACATTGAGATATCATCTGGAAGATTAGCAATGAACCTTGAATTGTCATCCAAATAACACCACATTCTCATCCTTCTGTTTGAATGGCCATGGGATGCACTGCATCTCTTACCTATTGCGATTAACTTACTGAAAGATGTGCTCAGGAGATTCCTCATCATGATCCTCTATGATCTAATCAATAGAATTTTGGCAATTGCTTGATCCCTTGTTAACTAAAAATGTCATCAAAATTATTTCACCacaaaattcaattcaattagatGTACAAGCAAGATgccataaaaaaaatcaaatgattcTTTTCAAATAGGAGATGGAAACTAAAACCAACCTATTTGGGGGAGAAAAGTTAGCCCATGATTTCAATGGCATTAGCATTTGATACTATGTATAAAGGTGGGGTCCGATAAAActagacagtcagaagtcaaggggacgtgacagtcagaagtgaAGGGaacatgacagtcagaagtcaaggagacatgacagtcagaagtcaagggggcatgacagtcagaagtcaagtgGGCGTGACAATCAGAAATCAAGAGGGTGTGACAGTCAATAGTTAGGGGAAAGAAGGACTTAGACCGCCTGACGTCATTAGTCGCATAATTCCCGATCAGGTACTGACAAATTAGGATCCCATATCAGAGACATGAGATGCGGCCTAGAGTCAGGCTTGACCTCCCCCGACTGATTTAGTTTCCTCAACCCAATCTGTATAGACAAGTCTGGTACTTTCAGTAAGACAACTCACGATCGGTCATTCAGTACTTCAAGCGTGAAAGATGGGACCCTCATCGCAGCTCGTCTTCCTCATCAAGACTCGGGCCAGGCGCCACACCCTAACGATTAGCCCGAACTGCCCGTAACTAAAACTGGGGGCGGGACAAAAGGCACTAGGCGATAACAATGTCAGGGAATTATAACCGTCTGTCAAGGAATAACTGCTATATGTCAAGGCATATTCTAATGGTCTGCTATCATCTGCAAATAGAACCTTCTCTAAATCCATAAGATGGAGTCACGTGTCCTCCATCATCCGATAGGCCCTGACACCCGAGATTTTCTAACAGCGGTCAAGCTCCAGAGGTACGCATGGTCGTATAAAAAAGGAGGTCCTCTTCCTTGAGTAGGTACacgcacattcgcacttgtcttctacagttctttttccgtcgtacattgttcttctggagaaaaagtacctgacttgagcatcggaaggcCTGCGACGGGGACTTTTTCTCTATTTCTGATCTCTAAGACTCCGTGTGtttgtctgagtgtgcgtagaGTCCAAGTACCGTCAGTTTAATCACCGCCATCTGTCAGTCCCACGTGGAGGGTCCATTTTCTTGGGCGCATATACTAGGATTGTCCAAGTCACCTCTCCTTCAACACCAACGATATCTCAGTCAACCTTCCTCTAACTCAAATTTCGAACAAGATCAGTATTTGATGGAAAAGGACACAAGTTAGAGGTCAACAAATTGACTATACCTTCTCGTGAGGCTACTCacaatttttttattcttttatttttattttatttaaagggGATGGTGAAGTTGACAATAGCCACCTCACTAGATTTGGTACTAGAGAGTGGAGACCATTAAAAATGTAGAGTTTAACCGAGAGCAATCAACTTCAGATGAAAACAATAAAGTCTCAAATCATTTTAGTTTCATAGATGAAGCAAAAGTTAATTTCACTCACCCTGAGATTCCATGGTGAGACGTGGGCACTGCTACGGTTAAACTGTAAGTAACTACTCTAGATCTCaatgaaaatataaaaagaatGAAATCACAATTGGCATCCACTCAACCTCGAATACAACTAAAAGAGAAAGAATAATACCCTAGGCTGCACTGTAGAGTATTTTTTTTCAATGGGATGACAAACCTAGGGCATTGAGAGTTCAGATTTATCCTAATAGTTGATGAAAAACTTCCGTAGGACTGACGAGAAACTTATATTTCTAGATTTAATCTGATGACCGATAAAAAATTTCCATAAGATAGCCTAGTCAAAGAGTTAGATACCTAATTCTTTCACATCTACATAGCACGGCAGTACAACAAAGTAGATTAGAATCACTTCTAGACCACATAGTCAAAAAAACATGAATTAACATGCACAGCGTTAGAAATTAAATCTACAATTTTAGCATTTTTTTCAACCTGttctatttgaaaattttgaagctAGGAATCCTACCTTCTAAAAACAAGAAACACCTTCCATAAAGTTTGTTATCAATGagaaaaacttgtgaaaattttctgCCCTACATGTACAGAAAATGGTGTCTCCATCATCTTGGCAAATAACCACATACCACAACATACACCTAGCTCAGGGGAAAATACAATTCAACTTTCATCAATCAAGAATATAATATTCACTGCTCCTTCAGTTGGTGGAATACTTTGCACAGAGTGCAATCCTCAGTTTTCTAAGATAAACCCCCCTCTATTTCTCAATCAGGATACAAAATGCAATTTTATAAAACTTGGCATTTTAATATCTAGATGAACAATTTTAGGAATAACAAACACATAGGAAAACTACAAGATTGATTCAACATCATTGTTCTCTTTTGTAGTTTCAATTATCCGACTATCATTCAGCTACAGCTCACAAGACCTCCAGAAGTTTGGGGAATTTATCTTTGCAAGGAAGAATATACTTCTTTAGAAATTTTGGGCCTTGCATTATGAAAAACATATGTAGCTTGTAGTCTAAAGTCCATAATCCTTCTGATTTTAATATTTTCATGACTTGAAACCGAGGAATCATATATCCTCTTCTTCACACTGAATACTAAAAGCGTCGGTCGTTTAACAATGAACCCAATTTCAAAAATTCCACCTTTATCTGTAAGATATGATTTGTGGAAATATTTAAGAAGCATGTTTGTTTTTCGATCACAGTTAAGAACTCCAAATTCGACCACCCAGACGAACATTCGGATGGGGGTGAATCCAATGTCCTCGATTGGAAgtttgaaaatataaataattttaattcgcATTAGATTCAAAGTAAAATTTGAACTAAGTTTAATTCGAATTGTTCGAACCTTGATTCAAGCatatttgaattataatttaaaatgacTTAAATTTGTATTCGaattattcaaattttaatttgaatatatttaaattaaattgtgTTAAGTCGCGAGCATCTTATgaataatcaaataaaatattatgagTTTGAATTCAATTAatatgttcgagttcggctcaaattcaataattttaaatatgaattaaatatttttcgaGTCGGCTCGAAAAACTTGTTATCCGGCTTGATTCGTTTGCACTCTGCTCTCCTCCCTGGGTATAAATTACTCCGGGTATAAATTAAACCATGAGTCATATTTGCAAACACAATTGACTGCaacagtttaaaaaaaaaaaattccctaTAGCACAGAAAGGCTAACCATTGACACTAGCAATTTGGTGGAGTCAAAAGAACAAGTTAAGAATATGGATCAAGCtaagataatgaaaaaaaaaaaagagcaacTCACTCTAAACATTATTGATTACAAGggctaaaactaaaaaaaataaagaaaacactcAATATGTTAATTAAAGATATAAAGGTCAAAACTACAATTGAAGAAGGTTTGAGCATGAATGAGTCATGCGACTTAGTGAATATAATTCAAGCTTTAAATGAGCTTAATTAgtcacttaagtctcatgtctatgtagtaggaaTATATTTGATATGTAGACTCAATTTATATCTTTATTTGAGTTGTAATTGTGTCATAAGTTCAAAATAGTTAAGTAAAATGAGCTTTCTTTTGGTCTTTTAGGATTTTTATATCACTATATAGTTATAAAAAAAGGGTGGCAGTCACATATGTAATCTTTTGACTTGTTTCAATCTAAAACATGGTGAGACTCT contains:
- the LOC122028958 gene encoding uncharacterized protein LOC122028958, with translation MLHSTIRRHALLPLPQLQRIFFATSTSSPLSGGGTSSRDPHFMVEYLVNSCGFSMEEASKASKPLAHLRSTENPDAVLAFFRSQGIDGANLRKTISRRPSLLCWNVESNLTPKFQFLRDLGLSESDLVDVIMTNPRIVCLNLQNTLLPRLSVWENLFGSRELLLKNLRKRFWLMCNNVENVVRSNLNFLRDECDIPLERASLVFKKYPTFIVQKPDSLRALVDRAEGMGFTRRSPMFLWILDILFKTNREKLDAHSKIMSSFGWSISEFCTAIEKQPCFLNISTDILRIKMEFLIKDIGFTPSAIAERPRLLVFSLKKRMIPRFQVMKILKSEGFWTSDDNLHMFFIISDLEFLNKFILPYKDKFPKLLEISGAVAE